The Streptomyces sp. NBC_01244 genome contains a region encoding:
- a CDS encoding DUF6230 family protein, protein MPAVVAVGAMTMVMAQGALAASFAVSGTSFQVSSSKLSSKGLASYVHTDRSVDGKGHPVALLGIGEATLTDICQAAEVDTPVGKVVFKLTAGGPAGNVTASNLVIDGEDLAGDAVFGTAQIGRDASTLDQVGGIKGEAGKFGLQAGDIEVVDVKSHAWSATGGNFHLKGLKLNVSLDGKKCF, encoded by the coding sequence ATGCCCGCGGTCGTCGCGGTCGGGGCGATGACGATGGTCATGGCGCAGGGCGCGCTCGCCGCCTCCTTCGCCGTCTCGGGGACCAGCTTCCAGGTCTCCTCGTCCAAACTGAGCAGCAAGGGCCTGGCCTCCTACGTGCACACGGACCGCTCCGTCGACGGCAAGGGGCATCCCGTCGCGCTGCTCGGCATCGGCGAGGCCACCCTCACGGACATCTGCCAGGCCGCCGAGGTCGACACCCCGGTGGGCAAGGTGGTCTTCAAGCTGACCGCGGGCGGCCCGGCCGGCAACGTCACCGCCAGCAATCTCGTCATCGACGGCGAGGACCTGGCCGGCGACGCCGTCTTCGGGACGGCCCAGATCGGCCGCGACGCCTCCACCCTCGATCAGGTCGGCGGGATCAAGGGCGAGGCCGGCAAGTTCGGCCTCCAGGCCGGGGACATCGAGGTGGTGGACGTGAAGTCGCACGCCTGGTCGGCGACCGGCGGCAACTTCCACCTCAAGGGCCTGAAGCTGAACGTCAGCCTGGACGGAAAGAAGTGCTTCTAG
- a CDS encoding SPW repeat protein — protein sequence MTTQPRIEHHPDLAEMRSRFERVTSTPSAQVVEALALMTGLYIAASPWIAGFSGLSSLAINNLIAGLAYCLCMSGLGSAYERTHAMAWTAVGLAAWTIVAPFVISGDVSTTRTVWSNVIAGGIALCLALAMAGMAGRDRTT from the coding sequence ATGACCACCCAACCGAGAATCGAACACCACCCCGACCTCGCTGAGATGCGCTCGCGGTTCGAGCGGGTCACCAGCACCCCGAGCGCCCAGGTCGTCGAAGCACTGGCCCTGATGACGGGCCTCTACATCGCCGCTTCGCCGTGGATCGCCGGATTCAGCGGGCTCAGCTCGCTGGCGATCAACAACCTGATCGCGGGCCTGGCGTACTGCCTGTGCATGAGCGGACTCGGCTCCGCTTACGAACGCACCCACGCCATGGCCTGGACGGCGGTCGGTCTCGCCGCCTGGACGATCGTCGCGCCCTTCGTCATCTCCGGCGACGTCAGCACCACCCGCACGGTGTGGAGCAACGTCATCGCCGGCGGCATCGCCCTGTGCCTGGCACTGGCGATGGCGGGCATGGCGGGCCGCGACCGCACCACCTGA
- a CDS encoding SCO1431 family membrane protein: MTAHSAALTARARNLVRTGGPEDDSSSWLEHVLGWTLVVVVAMFVTQVGWFF; the protein is encoded by the coding sequence ATGACCGCACACAGCGCCGCCCTGACCGCCCGCGCCCGCAACCTGGTCCGCACCGGCGGACCCGAGGACGATTCCTCCTCCTGGCTGGAGCACGTGCTCGGCTGGACCCTGGTCGTGGTCGTGGCCATGTTCGTCACCCAGGTCGGCTGGTTCTTCTAA
- a CDS encoding DUF6114 domain-containing protein — protein sequence MLLGPRGAAGPGSGWLERRLPLPGPRRRLRAWRRTRPFWGGLLVIAGGTELLLVPLSPLTVLVSLGLGGIAAIGIGLALIAAGLFLWLLPQARAYVSVHALLLSVLSFVATNLGGFLLGMLLGIAGSALAFGWTPLPDPEAGEQGPYLPSLDGSGPRTLAAALPVVLLASLMGGTGEARAAHGGPPMAARTPPTVTTSLFAPQGFAFAGVTHVPTADGPLKVLVLRMRAATLTDYELRSRDGREEYGLAARRLDLSGDVTLYLTRFSGCIEGLLCVTFSPDGLPAPPVIPPFVFMTRVSAEQALVTSDVIKTDDLRLVAS from the coding sequence GTGCTTCTAGGCCCGCGCGGGGCCGCCGGGCCGGGCAGCGGGTGGCTGGAACGACGGCTCCCGCTGCCCGGCCCCCGGCGGCGACTGCGCGCCTGGCGCCGCACCCGCCCCTTCTGGGGCGGGCTGCTCGTGATCGCGGGCGGGACCGAGCTGCTGCTGGTCCCGCTCTCCCCTCTCACGGTGCTGGTCAGCCTGGGCCTCGGCGGGATCGCCGCCATCGGGATCGGCCTCGCGCTGATCGCCGCCGGCCTGTTCCTGTGGCTGCTGCCGCAGGCCCGGGCCTACGTCTCCGTCCACGCGCTGCTGCTTTCGGTGCTGTCCTTCGTGGCGACCAACCTCGGCGGCTTCCTCCTCGGCATGCTGCTCGGCATCGCGGGCAGCGCGCTGGCCTTCGGCTGGACCCCGCTGCCCGACCCGGAGGCGGGCGAGCAGGGCCCGTACCTCCCGAGCCTGGACGGCAGCGGGCCGCGCACGCTGGCCGCCGCCCTGCCGGTGGTGCTGCTCGCCTCGCTGATGGGCGGCACCGGGGAGGCGAGGGCCGCCCATGGCGGTCCGCCGATGGCCGCGCGCACGCCCCCGACCGTGACCACCTCGCTCTTCGCTCCGCAGGGGTTCGCCTTCGCGGGGGTCACCCACGTGCCCACGGCGGACGGCCCGCTGAAGGTGCTGGTCCTGCGGATGCGGGCCGCCACGCTCACCGACTACGAGCTCCGCAGCCGCGACGGCCGCGAGGAGTACGGGCTCGCCGCGAGGCGGCTCGACCTGAGCGGCGACGTGACCTTGTACCTGACGAGGTTCAGCGGGTGCATCGAAGGGCTGCTCTGCGTGACCTTCAGCCCGGACGGGCTGCCCGCTCCCCCGGTCATCCCGCCGTTCGTCTTCATGACCCGGGTGAGCGCGGAGCAGGCGCTCGTCACCTCCGACGTGATCAAGACCGACGATCTGCGGCTGGTGGCCTCGTGA